Proteins from one Juglans microcarpa x Juglans regia isolate MS1-56 chromosome 1S, Jm3101_v1.0, whole genome shotgun sequence genomic window:
- the LOC121246854 gene encoding LOW QUALITY PROTEIN: quinone oxidoreductase-like protein 2 homolog (The sequence of the model RefSeq protein was modified relative to this genomic sequence to represent the inferred CDS: inserted 1 base in 1 codon) — MEALLCRKLGDPTTEERSNSPMVLSKIHPIPELDYPTAVRVRIKATSLNYANYLQVQGKYQEKPPVPFIPGSDYSGFVDAVGPNVSQFKVGDPVCSFASLGSFAQFIVADQSQLFKVPEGCDMVAAGALPVAYGTSHVALVHRAILSSGQVLLVLGAAXGVGLAAVQIGKVCGAIVIAVARGTEKAHFLKSLGVDHVVDLSYENVTKSVKDFLQARKLKGVDVLYDPVGGKLTKETLRLLNWGANILVIGFASGEFPVIPANIALVKNWTVHGLYWGSYRIHRPGVLEDSIRELLSWVARGLITIHVSHTYSLSEASLAFSAIKDRKAIGKVMIILDDKRNVRSNL; from the exons ATGGAAGCGCTGTTGTGCCGGAAATTGGGCGATCCCACAACCGAAGAGAGGTCCAACTCTCCCATGGTATTGAGCAAGATCCACCCAATTCCCGAATTGGATTATCCCACCGCAGTGAGGGTGAGGATCAAAGCCACCAGCTTGAACTATGCGAATTACCTGCAGGTACAGGGCAAGTACCAGGAGAAGCCTCCCGTCCCCTTCATCCCTGGCTCCGATTACTCTGGGTTCGTCGATGCCGTGGGTCCCAATGTTTCCCAATTCAAAGTCGGAGACCCCGTTTGTTCCTTCGCCAGCCTTGGCTCCTTTGCTCAGTTCATCGTTGCGGACCAGTCCCAACT GTTTAAAGTGCCAGAGGGATGTGATATGGTGGCCGCTGGTGCACTTCCTGTTGCCTACGGAACATCACATGTGGCACTTGTCCACAGGGCTATTCTGAGCTCTGGTCAGGTTTTGCTGGTTCTTGGTGCAG GGGGAGTTGGCCTTGCTGCTGTTCAGATCGGAAAGGTTTGCGGCGCCATTGTTATTGCCGTCGCTAG GGGAACTGAAAAGGCGCACTTCTTGAAGTCTCTGGGTGTTGATCATGTAGTGGACTTGAGCTATGAAAATGTTACCAAAAGTGTCAAGGACTTCCTCCAGGCTAGAAAGCTCAAAGGGGTTGATGTTTTGTACGATCCTGTTGGAGGCAAGCTGACCAAAGAAACGCTTAGGCTTTTGAATTGGGGTGCCAACATTCTGGTCATTGGCTTTGCCAGCGGGGAGTTCCCTGTCATCCCTGCTAACATCGCCCTCGTCAAG AATTGGACAGTGCATGGACTTTACTGGGGTAGCTACAGAATACATCGACCTGGTGTTCTTGAAGATTCTATTAGGGAGCTACTCTCATGGGTGGCAAGAGGCTTGATTACCATCCACGTTTCTCATACTTACAGCCTGTCAGAG
- the LOC121246851 gene encoding uncharacterized protein LOC121246851 isoform X1, protein MEGGIDADAPLDYAEIRILADEYRDGGGHVSYEAFVYRNNKVEKLATGLLEELFPHLPVLNDMYAKGSDGSFKLQLPRKLNGATWFTKSILNSFLRIIGSPDFRDVINTVEDEMIQLEEAKKFHISLYGEDRHNQLTNLEADCCNSIDVGPSSKPEVEITSSDVSKNELLRAMDLRLTALRRELSASLNKAAGANCSCKEITDLVQFSQHFGAVSLKNSLSKVLGLSQDSQNADPLDDDKVSSIYCPRNDNIEKTHDNIWLSKPVCSSIPVKYGVSPAKVAQVERENSTESEEFSNSSDGDQTSAGRSRTLIRSPAPRRSASPMRRIQIGRTRSRRASALTIKSLNYFPTKERFLSHKVAANDGEDEGFVEPSKKPEINVQRMSVQDAINLFERKQRDDTADFQIRRSLTNIPICANKSILRRWSAGIGEASSQCQLHIGSEDSVPDTPNDGEDSKISVSSVGVTMESEFISKGQNLGETDGVDVGSNEEEQVYDSRCILADTHDFPADSKETQGEEIIRKLTSSNAWSQQKEVELNQMMMMKIMESRPVRHRKPQTSRNNNFFPEQRGGFYDHYKEKRDEKLRGENARKRAEKAAQFRAMQQSLNERKAEMASTNGNDVGKRVAMHNPKRSQKGPSEPVSAKKEITKPTVTKKISSKTSLLPATRKSWPSTPSPRITGTSPGKTPGGISSSGTTPTRQKRHPATSLPQPSPKVEKSQQQQRNVKETQRGHDKSVNTVNGKNYERGASSGKANKTKVMKASGDCSSVVPTKPRFYDKVTKKSSVVPLDSKPFLRKGSRNVPGISPVNKKKNSPQSNESVTNCRNLMKAEESEVIVHASDLVGQHPGEDDVSLGLHEGAIQPETQIKSHWQCAETENFEQVAAHGHDNVFNNQAESSLKLQVGEESIISPTAWVEIKEHHESAIPCDVNTCQLASPANVAPAEWSSLRVRHSLSQMMQEESSEPESIEWGSAGNPPVMFCQKDAPKGLKRLLKFARKTKGDSNTTGCSSPSFFSEGEDDVEESKSFSKRNADKFLRKAALQAKNFAQQKTSLSEIHEKDLDACGLLPAQSNSSKLNDHFCSHKLQVSCESAAAPRTKATRSFFSLSAFRGTKLHETKHP, encoded by the exons ATGGAGGGTGGAATAGATGCTGATGCACCTTTAGATTATGCTGAAATTCGGATTTTGGCTGATGAATACAG GGATGGGGGTGGACATGTTAGTTACGAGGCATTTGTTTACCGCAACAACAAAGTAGAAAAACTGGCAACTGGGCTTCTTGAAGAACTGTTTCCGCACCTACCCGTACTAAATGACATGTATGCTAAAGGATCTGATGGTAGTTTCAAACTCCAACTACCAAGAAAACTCAATGGTGCCACATGGTttacaaaatcaattttaaacag TTTCCTACGCATCATTGGTTCACCAGATTTTAGAGATGTGATCAACACTGTTGAAGACGAGATGATTCAATTGGAGGAAGccaaaaaatttcatatctctttATATGGCGAG GATCGTCACAATCAACTAACAAATCTGGAAGCAG ATTGCTGCAACTCAATTGATGTCGGACCATCATCCAAA CCTGAAGTTGAGATCACATCATCAGATGTTTCGAA AAATGAACTGTTGCGAGCAATGGATTTAAGGCTTACAGCATTAAGAAGGGAGTTATCTGCATCTTTAAACAAGGCTGCTGGTGCCAACTGCTCCTGTAAAGAAATCACTGATTTAGtgcaattttctcaacattttgGAGCAGTTTCTTTAAA GAATTCTTTGTCCAAAGTTTTAGGACTGAGTCAAGACAGCCAGAATGCTGATCCTCTAGATGATGACAAGGTTTCATCAATATACTGTCCAAGGAATGACAATATAGAAAAGACACATGATAATATTTGGCTATCAAAACCAGTATGTTCTTCTATTCCTGTAAAATATGGCGTTTCACCTGCAAAAGTTGCCCAGGTTGAACGGGAGAACTCGACAGAAAGTGAGGAGTTTTCCAACTCAAGTGATGGGGACCAAACATCTGCAGGAAGAAGTCGGACACTTATAAGATCTCCAGCCCCCAGACGGTCAGCATCACCAATGCGAAGGATTCAAATCGGGAGAACTAGATCAAGGAGGGCTTCTGCCTTAACAATTAAGAGCCTCAATTATTTTCCTACTAAAGAAAGGTTCTTGTCTCATAAAGTAGCTGCAAACGATGGTGAAGATGAAGGATTTGTGGAACCTAGTAAAAAACCTGAGATAAATGTCCAGAGGATGAGTGTTCAAGATGCAATAAAtctttttgaaagaaaacagaGGGATGATACTGCAGATTTTCAGATACGGAGGTCATTAACAAATATTCCTATCTGTGCAAATAAATCTATATTGAGAAGATGGAGTGCAGGTATAGGTGAAGCTTCCTCCCAGTGTCAGCTACATATTGGTTCTGAAGACTCTGTTCCAGATACTCCCAATGATGGAGAAGATAGTAAAATTTCAGTTTCTTCAGTAGGAGTGACAATGGAATCTGAATTTATATCCAAAGGTCAGAACTTAGGTGAGACAGATGGAGTTGATGTTGGGTCAAACGAGGAAGAACAGGTATATGATTCGAGATGTATTCTAGCAGACACACATGACTTCCCAGCAGATTCTAAAGAAACCCAAGGAGAggaaattattagaaaattaacaTCCTCGAATGCGTGGAGTCAGCAAAAGGAGGTGGAGTTGAaccagatgatgatgatgaaaataatGGAAAGCAGGCCTGTCAGACACCGTAAACCTCAAACTAGCagaaataacaatttttttcctgAGCAGAGAGGTGGGTTTTATGACCACTATAAGGAGAAGAGGGATGAAAAACTTCGAGGAGAGAATGCTAGAAAGCGAGCAGAGAAAGCAGCACAATTTAGAGCAATGCAGCAAAGTCTTAATGAGAGAAAAGCTGAAATGGCCTCCACAAATGGGAATGATGTTGGGAAAAGAGTTGCTATGCATAATCCCAAAAGATCACAAAAAGGTCCATCTGAACCTGTCAGTGCGAAAAAGGAAATTACAAAGCCAACTGTTACAAAGAAAATTTCGTCTAAAACTTCACTGCTGCCTGCTACACGCAAATCGTGGCCATCAACACCATCACCGAGAATCACAGGGACATCACCAGGTAAAACTCCTGGTGGCATATCTTCGTCTGGCACCACACCAACACGTCAGAAACGCCATCCGGCAACATCACTTCCTCAACCAAGCCCCAAAGTGGAAAAATCCCAGCAGCAACAGAGAAATGTAAAGGAGACACAGAGGGGTCATGACAAAAGCGTGAACACTGTGAATGGAAAAAATTATGAACGAGGGGCAAGCTCTGGAAaagcaaataaaacaaaagttatGAAAGCTTCTGGAGATTGTTCTAGTGTAGTTCCCACAAAGCCTAGATTCTATGACAAAGTGACCAAGAAAAGCAGTGTAGTTCCACTGGATTCAAAACCTTTTCTCCGCAAGGGTTCACGAAATGTTCCTGGTATCAGTCCTGTTAACAAGAAAAAGAATTCTCCTCAGTCTAATGAATCCGTGACAAACTGCAGAAACTTGATGAAAGCTGAAGAAAGTGAGGTAATTGTACATGCTTCTGACCTGGTCGGTCAGCATCCAGGGGAAGATGATGTATCACTGGGTCTTCATGAAGGAGCTATACAACCAGAAACTCAGATAAAAAGCCACTGGCAATGTGCTGAGACTGAGAACTTTGAACAAGTTGCTGCTCACGGTCATGATAATGTCTTCAACAATCAGGCGGAGTCCTCATTGAAACTCCAAGTCGGAGAAGAATCAATAATTTCCCCCACTGCCTGGGTGGAAATAAAAGAGCATCATGAATCGGCCATTCCATGTGATGTCAACACATGTCAACTTGCATCTCCAGCCAACGTTGCTCCCGCTGAATGGTCAAGTCTACGTGTTCGCCATTCTCTGTCCCAGATGATGCAAGAAGAAAGTAGTGAACCTGAAAGTATTGAGTGGGGAAGTGCCGGAAATCCTCCTGTCATGTTCTGCCAAAAAGATGCACCGAAAGGGTTGAAAAGACTCTTGAAGTTTGCTCGGAAGACCAAGGGGGATTCAAATACTACTGGTTGTTCTAGCCCATCTTTCTTTTCTGAAGGAGAGGATGATGTTGAGGAGTCTAAATCCTTTAGTAAGAGAAATGCTGACAAATTTCTCAGAAAGGCTGCTCTTCAAGCAAAGAACTTTGCACAGCAAAAGACTTCATTATCtgaaattcatgaaaaagaTTTGGATGCTTGTGGACTTCTCCCTg CTCAATCAAACTCGAGCAAACTTAATGATCACTTTTGTTCTCACAAGTTGCAAGTGAGTTGTGAATCAGCTGCGGCCCCCAGAACTAAAG CTACGAGGTCGTTCTTCTCTCTTTCAGCATTTAGGGGCACTAAACTACACGAGACTAAGCACCCGTAA
- the LOC121246851 gene encoding uncharacterized protein LOC121246851 isoform X2 yields MIQLEEAKKFHISLYGEDRHNQLTNLEADCCNSIDVGPSSKPEVEITSSDVSKNELLRAMDLRLTALRRELSASLNKAAGANCSCKEITDLVQFSQHFGAVSLKNSLSKVLGLSQDSQNADPLDDDKVSSIYCPRNDNIEKTHDNIWLSKPVCSSIPVKYGVSPAKVAQVERENSTESEEFSNSSDGDQTSAGRSRTLIRSPAPRRSASPMRRIQIGRTRSRRASALTIKSLNYFPTKERFLSHKVAANDGEDEGFVEPSKKPEINVQRMSVQDAINLFERKQRDDTADFQIRRSLTNIPICANKSILRRWSAGIGEASSQCQLHIGSEDSVPDTPNDGEDSKISVSSVGVTMESEFISKGQNLGETDGVDVGSNEEEQVYDSRCILADTHDFPADSKETQGEEIIRKLTSSNAWSQQKEVELNQMMMMKIMESRPVRHRKPQTSRNNNFFPEQRGGFYDHYKEKRDEKLRGENARKRAEKAAQFRAMQQSLNERKAEMASTNGNDVGKRVAMHNPKRSQKGPSEPVSAKKEITKPTVTKKISSKTSLLPATRKSWPSTPSPRITGTSPGKTPGGISSSGTTPTRQKRHPATSLPQPSPKVEKSQQQQRNVKETQRGHDKSVNTVNGKNYERGASSGKANKTKVMKASGDCSSVVPTKPRFYDKVTKKSSVVPLDSKPFLRKGSRNVPGISPVNKKKNSPQSNESVTNCRNLMKAEESEVIVHASDLVGQHPGEDDVSLGLHEGAIQPETQIKSHWQCAETENFEQVAAHGHDNVFNNQAESSLKLQVGEESIISPTAWVEIKEHHESAIPCDVNTCQLASPANVAPAEWSSLRVRHSLSQMMQEESSEPESIEWGSAGNPPVMFCQKDAPKGLKRLLKFARKTKGDSNTTGCSSPSFFSEGEDDVEESKSFSKRNADKFLRKAALQAKNFAQQKTSLSEIHEKDLDACGLLPAQSNSSKLNDHFCSHKLQVSCESAAAPRTKATRSFFSLSAFRGTKLHETKHP; encoded by the exons ATGATTCAATTGGAGGAAGccaaaaaatttcatatctctttATATGGCGAG GATCGTCACAATCAACTAACAAATCTGGAAGCAG ATTGCTGCAACTCAATTGATGTCGGACCATCATCCAAA CCTGAAGTTGAGATCACATCATCAGATGTTTCGAA AAATGAACTGTTGCGAGCAATGGATTTAAGGCTTACAGCATTAAGAAGGGAGTTATCTGCATCTTTAAACAAGGCTGCTGGTGCCAACTGCTCCTGTAAAGAAATCACTGATTTAGtgcaattttctcaacattttgGAGCAGTTTCTTTAAA GAATTCTTTGTCCAAAGTTTTAGGACTGAGTCAAGACAGCCAGAATGCTGATCCTCTAGATGATGACAAGGTTTCATCAATATACTGTCCAAGGAATGACAATATAGAAAAGACACATGATAATATTTGGCTATCAAAACCAGTATGTTCTTCTATTCCTGTAAAATATGGCGTTTCACCTGCAAAAGTTGCCCAGGTTGAACGGGAGAACTCGACAGAAAGTGAGGAGTTTTCCAACTCAAGTGATGGGGACCAAACATCTGCAGGAAGAAGTCGGACACTTATAAGATCTCCAGCCCCCAGACGGTCAGCATCACCAATGCGAAGGATTCAAATCGGGAGAACTAGATCAAGGAGGGCTTCTGCCTTAACAATTAAGAGCCTCAATTATTTTCCTACTAAAGAAAGGTTCTTGTCTCATAAAGTAGCTGCAAACGATGGTGAAGATGAAGGATTTGTGGAACCTAGTAAAAAACCTGAGATAAATGTCCAGAGGATGAGTGTTCAAGATGCAATAAAtctttttgaaagaaaacagaGGGATGATACTGCAGATTTTCAGATACGGAGGTCATTAACAAATATTCCTATCTGTGCAAATAAATCTATATTGAGAAGATGGAGTGCAGGTATAGGTGAAGCTTCCTCCCAGTGTCAGCTACATATTGGTTCTGAAGACTCTGTTCCAGATACTCCCAATGATGGAGAAGATAGTAAAATTTCAGTTTCTTCAGTAGGAGTGACAATGGAATCTGAATTTATATCCAAAGGTCAGAACTTAGGTGAGACAGATGGAGTTGATGTTGGGTCAAACGAGGAAGAACAGGTATATGATTCGAGATGTATTCTAGCAGACACACATGACTTCCCAGCAGATTCTAAAGAAACCCAAGGAGAggaaattattagaaaattaacaTCCTCGAATGCGTGGAGTCAGCAAAAGGAGGTGGAGTTGAaccagatgatgatgatgaaaataatGGAAAGCAGGCCTGTCAGACACCGTAAACCTCAAACTAGCagaaataacaatttttttcctgAGCAGAGAGGTGGGTTTTATGACCACTATAAGGAGAAGAGGGATGAAAAACTTCGAGGAGAGAATGCTAGAAAGCGAGCAGAGAAAGCAGCACAATTTAGAGCAATGCAGCAAAGTCTTAATGAGAGAAAAGCTGAAATGGCCTCCACAAATGGGAATGATGTTGGGAAAAGAGTTGCTATGCATAATCCCAAAAGATCACAAAAAGGTCCATCTGAACCTGTCAGTGCGAAAAAGGAAATTACAAAGCCAACTGTTACAAAGAAAATTTCGTCTAAAACTTCACTGCTGCCTGCTACACGCAAATCGTGGCCATCAACACCATCACCGAGAATCACAGGGACATCACCAGGTAAAACTCCTGGTGGCATATCTTCGTCTGGCACCACACCAACACGTCAGAAACGCCATCCGGCAACATCACTTCCTCAACCAAGCCCCAAAGTGGAAAAATCCCAGCAGCAACAGAGAAATGTAAAGGAGACACAGAGGGGTCATGACAAAAGCGTGAACACTGTGAATGGAAAAAATTATGAACGAGGGGCAAGCTCTGGAAaagcaaataaaacaaaagttatGAAAGCTTCTGGAGATTGTTCTAGTGTAGTTCCCACAAAGCCTAGATTCTATGACAAAGTGACCAAGAAAAGCAGTGTAGTTCCACTGGATTCAAAACCTTTTCTCCGCAAGGGTTCACGAAATGTTCCTGGTATCAGTCCTGTTAACAAGAAAAAGAATTCTCCTCAGTCTAATGAATCCGTGACAAACTGCAGAAACTTGATGAAAGCTGAAGAAAGTGAGGTAATTGTACATGCTTCTGACCTGGTCGGTCAGCATCCAGGGGAAGATGATGTATCACTGGGTCTTCATGAAGGAGCTATACAACCAGAAACTCAGATAAAAAGCCACTGGCAATGTGCTGAGACTGAGAACTTTGAACAAGTTGCTGCTCACGGTCATGATAATGTCTTCAACAATCAGGCGGAGTCCTCATTGAAACTCCAAGTCGGAGAAGAATCAATAATTTCCCCCACTGCCTGGGTGGAAATAAAAGAGCATCATGAATCGGCCATTCCATGTGATGTCAACACATGTCAACTTGCATCTCCAGCCAACGTTGCTCCCGCTGAATGGTCAAGTCTACGTGTTCGCCATTCTCTGTCCCAGATGATGCAAGAAGAAAGTAGTGAACCTGAAAGTATTGAGTGGGGAAGTGCCGGAAATCCTCCTGTCATGTTCTGCCAAAAAGATGCACCGAAAGGGTTGAAAAGACTCTTGAAGTTTGCTCGGAAGACCAAGGGGGATTCAAATACTACTGGTTGTTCTAGCCCATCTTTCTTTTCTGAAGGAGAGGATGATGTTGAGGAGTCTAAATCCTTTAGTAAGAGAAATGCTGACAAATTTCTCAGAAAGGCTGCTCTTCAAGCAAAGAACTTTGCACAGCAAAAGACTTCATTATCtgaaattcatgaaaaagaTTTGGATGCTTGTGGACTTCTCCCTg CTCAATCAAACTCGAGCAAACTTAATGATCACTTTTGTTCTCACAAGTTGCAAGTGAGTTGTGAATCAGCTGCGGCCCCCAGAACTAAAG CTACGAGGTCGTTCTTCTCTCTTTCAGCATTTAGGGGCACTAAACTACACGAGACTAAGCACCCGTAA